From a region of the Thiorhodovibrio winogradskyi genome:
- a CDS encoding MotA/TolQ/ExbB proton channel family protein has translation MSEQSPQPSAPSPAAWLVRLLALIAGILFIALLTALLPPGSALAVLLLDHHAAPPPNSPFLYPLTIQNLMHLLLFAGFGELTVRWQALRYEAALMSAHLLPEDPRVVLQSHDLPAIRAQVAGRHDGERGLLPGLIDLCILQFQSSRSVDQVVSVLNSSLELSAHRLDLQYAMLRYLVWVIPTIGFIGTVIGIALALNLIDPNAGAQPLGEIAKALGVSFYTTLVALIESAILVLLLNLVQTREERLLNQAGHYTLVNLVNRLYAGH, from the coding sequence ATGAGCGAACAATCTCCACAGCCCAGCGCTCCGAGTCCTGCCGCCTGGCTGGTGCGTCTGCTGGCGCTCATCGCCGGCATCCTCTTCATCGCGCTGCTGACGGCGCTGCTTCCACCCGGCAGTGCGCTCGCCGTGCTGCTGCTCGATCACCACGCCGCGCCACCGCCAAACTCCCCTTTCCTCTATCCGCTGACCATCCAGAATCTGATGCACCTGCTGCTGTTTGCCGGCTTTGGCGAGCTGACGGTGCGCTGGCAGGCGCTGCGCTATGAAGCCGCATTGATGAGCGCCCATCTGCTGCCTGAAGACCCGCGCGTCGTGCTGCAAAGTCACGATCTGCCGGCAATTCGCGCTCAGGTTGCTGGTCGTCACGATGGCGAACGCGGTCTGCTGCCGGGGCTGATTGATCTGTGTATCCTGCAATTTCAGTCCAGCCGCTCGGTCGATCAGGTGGTCAGCGTGCTCAATTCCAGCCTGGAACTCAGCGCCCATCGTCTTGACCTACAGTACGCCATGCTGCGCTATCTGGTGTGGGTCATTCCCACCATCGGCTTTATCGGCACCGTGATCGGTATTGCTTTGGCGCTCAATCTCATCGACCCCAACGCCGGCGCCCAACCGCTAGGGGAAATTGCCAAAGCCCTGGGCGTGAGTTTCTATACCACGCTGGTTGCATTGATTGAAAGCGCCATTTTGGTGCTCTTGCTCAATCTGGTACAAACGCGCGAAGAGCGCCTGCTCAATCAGGCCGGTCATTACACCCTGGTGAATCTGGTCAATCGGCTCTATGCCGGACATTAA
- a CDS encoding AAA family ATPase: MIKRRFRSILREYLDQFPTVALLGPRQVGKTTLTREIGDECASLYLDLESPPDRDKLEDPVEYLSGHLSHCDSRDCLVGPILGRGTQARQFRE, encoded by the coding sequence ATGATAAAGCGGCGCTTTCGATCAATCCTGCGCGAATATCTCGACCAGTTTCCTACCGTTGCCCTGCTCGGCCCCAGGCAGGTCGGCAAGACCACCTTGACGCGAGAGATTGGGGACGAGTGCGCCAGCCTTTACCTTGATCTCGAATCGCCGCCGGATCGGGACAAGCTTGAGGATCCCGTCGAGTATCTGTCCGGCCACCTAAGCCACTGCGACTCGCGCGACTGTTTAGTGGGGCCCATCTTGGGCCGCGGCACGCAGGCGCGCCAATTCCGCGAGTAG
- a CDS encoding Uma2 family endonuclease — protein MSPTALALADPPDETLDAYPPIDPPEGARVSEADYWAHYYEHENGYEWNNGILEVKPVSDVLTLQVYQWLLALLRFYLGTHHNARFTTLDFGFRLTLPGKVAIRKPDLGLVRHDNAVPLEDLDRSYRGVFDLCVEALSDSRPAEIKRDTEQKRQEYEAAGVGEYFILHHEPHWQLFYRRGPFGRYAPIPRDDGMIRSGVLPGFQFRLSDLLRQPEPEALIEDPVYAPFVLPRWQADRAAHAAERIARQQAELRVELAEQSARQERAEKEALLAELARLRAAAQDGPH, from the coding sequence ATGTCTCCAACCGCCCTGGCTTTGGCCGATCCGCCCGACGAGACCTTGGATGCGTATCCGCCCATAGACCCGCCCGAAGGCGCCCGTGTCAGCGAGGCTGACTACTGGGCGCATTACTACGAGCACGAGAACGGCTACGAGTGGAACAACGGGATTCTGGAGGTCAAGCCGGTGTCCGATGTACTGACCCTTCAGGTCTACCAATGGCTGCTTGCCCTGCTGCGGTTCTACCTCGGCACCCATCACAATGCGCGCTTCACGACACTGGACTTTGGCTTTCGCCTGACGCTGCCTGGCAAGGTCGCCATTCGCAAGCCGGATCTTGGCCTGGTGCGCCATGACAATGCCGTACCCTTGGAGGATTTGGATCGCTCCTATCGCGGCGTCTTTGATTTATGCGTCGAGGCGCTGTCCGATAGCAGACCTGCGGAGATCAAGCGCGATACCGAGCAAAAGCGCCAAGAGTACGAAGCGGCCGGCGTGGGTGAGTATTTCATTCTGCACCATGAGCCGCACTGGCAATTGTTCTATCGCCGCGGCCCCTTCGGTCGCTACGCGCCCATCCCGCGCGATGACGGCATGATTCGCTCTGGCGTGTTACCGGGTTTCCAATTCCGCCTGTCCGATCTGCTGCGCCAGCCGGAGCCCGAGGCACTGATCGAAGACCCAGTCTACGCGCCCTTCGTGTTGCCACGCTGGCAGGCGGATCGGGCCGCCCACGCAGCAGAGCGCATCGCCCGCCAACAGGCCGAGCTACGCGTCGAGTTGGCGGAGCAATCCGCGCGACAGGAACGCGCGGAAAAAGAAGCCCTACTCGCGGAATTGGCGCGCCTGCGTGCCGCGGCCCAAGATGGGCCCCACTAA
- a CDS encoding DUF4351 domain-containing protein: protein MSHDQNFKNLILDYPRQAVELFAPLEAASIHDPEVRILPVREEQLQERLGERFRELDTPLLVEWPDQRREALLFLFEEETKTRRFSVRRLIHYCVDISELLDTERIVPIVIFLHGEAKSRCFRLSGDAKVYLDFHYLAYAFGSQNAKDHLDSPNLIARLNLPNMRYSPADRVHVYARAVQGLLALESDTERQIKYLDFIDIYTQLSEEERMIYTTQYAQDAAVVTNFARRFVQQGESAMLERMLVKRFGRLDTVLQTRLRQATNEQLEHWGEQFVDAKSLDEVFRDD from the coding sequence ATGTCCCACGACCAAAACTTCAAGAACCTGATCCTCGACTACCCGCGCCAGGCCGTGGAGCTGTTCGCGCCTTTGGAAGCAGCCAGTATCCACGACCCAGAGGTTCGTATCCTGCCGGTCCGCGAGGAGCAACTGCAGGAGCGTCTCGGCGAGCGCTTTCGGGAATTGGACACGCCCCTACTGGTCGAATGGCCAGATCAGCGGCGCGAAGCTCTGCTGTTTCTTTTTGAGGAAGAAACCAAAACTCGTCGTTTTTCCGTCCGGCGGCTGATTCATTACTGTGTCGATATCAGCGAACTGCTCGATACCGAGCGCATCGTGCCGATCGTCATCTTCCTGCATGGGGAAGCCAAATCCCGCTGCTTCCGCCTGAGTGGCGATGCCAAGGTTTACCTGGATTTTCATTATCTGGCCTACGCCTTTGGCAGCCAGAATGCCAAAGATCACCTCGATAGCCCGAATCTAATCGCCCGACTCAATCTTCCAAACATGCGCTATTCGCCGGCAGATCGGGTGCATGTTTACGCACGCGCGGTGCAGGGGTTGCTGGCATTGGAATCAGATACTGAGCGCCAGATCAAGTATCTTGACTTCATCGACATTTACACTCAGTTGAGCGAGGAAGAACGAATGATCTACACAACACAATATGCTCAAGATGCAGCCGTGGTGACCAATTTTGCCCGGCGCTTTGTTCAACAAGGGGAGAGCGCGATGTTGGAGCGCATGTTGGTAAAACGGTTTGGCAGGCTCGATACCGTTTTGCAAACTCGGTTGCGCCAGGCAACCAATGAACAACTTGAACATTGGGGCGAGCAATTCGTCGATGCGAAATCGCTCGACGAAGTGTTTCGGGATGACTGA
- a CDS encoding protein kinase domain-containing protein — protein sequence MTTTPDQRCLGCFQIKGTANPCPQCGFDESAPRPVQALPLHTVLNQQFIVGRVLGKPGGFGITYLAWDQMLQARVAIKEYLPRELAVRAQDSRALHPHSQEETDLFRYGLEQFLNEARTLAQLDHPNLVRVRQFFEANGTAYLVMDYYQGCSLAEHLERQPGGKMREADALALMQPILDGLRAVHAKGFLHRDIKPQNIYLAQTDTGGVRPILLDFGAARQAMGERSRSLSVVISPGYAPFEQYQRKSQQTAATDIYGAAAVLYRMLTGIVPPEATDRMGDEALRPAVEFGVSEGLSNALNQALAMKMTFRPEAVEIFQQMLRQQVLHPSAKSQPPSVEPEFAPAGAAMRPTSGLAQQSHAPGSPPPAPHGDRGTSSSVRSAPQTVASSSQSKIRSRAMPPRPTPARQPARFGAVPIIIGIMGLLFLSVIGLSQLDSPPPSSLPSDQARTTSVNPTPTDAAATFALGMRYATGDGVEQDDAQAATLFREAADQGDAMAQFNLGNMYRNGRGVPQDNSQAVAWYRRAAEQGHADAQFLLGAAYSTGQSVPQDDSQAVAWFHRAAEQGHADAQLTLGLRYAVGRGGVLQDHSQAVA from the coding sequence ATGACAACCACCCCGGATCAACGCTGCCTCGGCTGTTTTCAGATTAAGGGCACTGCCAACCCCTGCCCGCAGTGCGGCTTTGATGAGAGCGCGCCGCGTCCGGTGCAAGCCTTGCCCTTGCACACGGTGCTCAATCAACAGTTCATCGTCGGGCGGGTGCTGGGCAAGCCCGGTGGCTTCGGTATCACCTACCTGGCCTGGGATCAGATGCTCCAGGCGCGGGTCGCCATCAAGGAATATCTGCCGCGTGAGCTGGCGGTGCGCGCCCAGGACAGCCGCGCCTTACATCCGCACAGTCAGGAGGAAACCGATCTGTTCCGCTACGGACTGGAGCAATTCCTCAACGAAGCCCGCACCCTGGCGCAGCTTGATCACCCCAACCTGGTGCGGGTGCGCCAGTTCTTCGAGGCCAATGGCACCGCCTATCTGGTGATGGACTACTACCAGGGCTGCTCGCTCGCGGAGCATTTGGAGCGCCAACCCGGCGGCAAGATGCGGGAAGCCGATGCCCTGGCGCTGATGCAGCCGATTCTGGATGGCCTGCGCGCGGTCCATGCCAAGGGCTTTCTGCATCGCGACATCAAGCCGCAGAACATCTACTTAGCCCAAACCGACACCGGCGGCGTGCGCCCGATTCTGCTCGACTTCGGCGCCGCCCGTCAGGCGATGGGCGAGCGCTCACGGTCGCTCTCGGTGGTGATCAGCCCCGGTTATGCGCCCTTTGAGCAGTATCAGCGCAAGAGCCAGCAGACCGCAGCGACGGACATCTATGGCGCGGCGGCGGTGTTGTATCGGATGCTGACCGGCATTGTGCCGCCGGAGGCGACGGATCGCATGGGCGATGAGGCGCTGCGCCCGGCGGTGGAGTTTGGTGTCAGCGAGGGGCTGAGCAATGCACTGAATCAGGCGTTGGCGATGAAGATGACGTTTCGACCGGAAGCGGTTGAAATTTTTCAGCAGATGTTGCGTCAGCAGGTGTTGCATCCGTCGGCCAAATCTCAGCCTCCATCCGTCGAGCCGGAATTTGCGCCTGCTGGCGCCGCAATGCGCCCAACTTCGGGATTGGCGCAACAATCTCATGCACCTGGGTCACCGCCGCCAGCGCCGCATGGTGATCGTGGCACCAGTTCGTCGGTTCGTTCCGCGCCCCAGACTGTGGCTTCAAGCAGTCAATCGAAAATCCGCTCTCGGGCTATGCCACCGCGACCAACACCGGCGCGGCAACCCGCGCGCTTTGGAGCCGTGCCGATCATCATCGGCATTATGGGCTTATTGTTTTTGAGCGTTATCGGGTTATCCCAACTTGATTCGCCGCCACCGTCTTCGTTGCCATCCGACCAAGCGCGCACGACATCGGTGAATCCCACCCCAACAGATGCGGCAGCGACATTCGCGCTTGGTATGCGCTACGCAACAGGCGATGGTGTTGAGCAGGATGACGCCCAAGCTGCAACCTTGTTTCGTGAAGCGGCTGATCAGGGCGACGCGATGGCGCAATTCAATCTCGGCAATATGTACCGCAATGGCCGGGGTGTGCCCCAGGACAACAGCCAGGCGGTCGCCTGGTATCGCCGGGCTGCGGAGCAGGGCCATGCGGATGCGCAATTCCTTCTCGGTGCAGCGTACAGCACTGGCCAGAGTGTGCCACAAGACGACAGCCAGGCGGTGGCTTGGTTTCACCGGGCGGCTGAGCAGGGCCATGCAGATGCGCAACTCACTCTTGGTCTGAGGTACGCCGTTGGCCGTGGTGGTGTACTCCAGGATCACAGCCAGGCGGTCGCCTGA
- a CDS encoding tetratricopeptide repeat protein: MPQDDHQAVAWYRKAAEQGHADAQVNLGLIYANGEGVPQNDSQAVAWYRKAAEQGLADAQVNLGVMYILGRGVPQDNSQAVAWYRKAAEQGNAGAQAFLASSYAEGSGVPRDDSQAVAWYRKAAEQGDAGAQLNLGGMYAMGRGVPQDFTLAIVLFRKAAEQNEAKAQFLLGLAYEHGEGVEQDKFRAIQWYQKAAAQGNSNAQEALRRLQ; this comes from the coding sequence TTGCCTCAAGACGATCACCAAGCGGTCGCCTGGTATCGAAAGGCGGCTGAGCAGGGCCATGCGGATGCGCAAGTCAATCTCGGCCTGATTTACGCCAATGGCGAAGGTGTGCCCCAGAATGACAGCCAAGCGGTCGCCTGGTATCGCAAGGCCGCCGAGCAGGGCCTTGCGGATGCGCAAGTCAATCTCGGCGTGATGTACATTCTTGGCAGAGGTGTCCCCCAGGACAACAGCCAGGCCGTCGCCTGGTATCGGAAAGCCGCCGAGCAGGGGAATGCGGGTGCACAAGCCTTTTTGGCAAGCAGCTACGCAGAGGGCAGCGGAGTGCCCCGGGACGACAGCCAGGCGGTCGCCTGGTATCGCAAGGCGGCTGAGCAAGGCGATGCGGGTGCGCAACTGAATCTTGGAGGGATGTACGCTATGGGGCGCGGTGTTCCGCAAGATTTTACTCTAGCGATCGTTTTGTTTCGCAAGGCGGCCGAACAGAATGAAGCCAAAGCCCAATTTCTTCTTGGATTAGCTTACGAACACGGCGAAGGCGTTGAACAAGACAAGTTCAGAGCAATTCAGTGGTATCAAAAAGCCGCTGCGCAAGGTAATTCGAATGCGCAGGAAGCGCTGCGTCGGCTTCAGTAA
- a CDS encoding addiction module antidote protein: protein MTEKIRIADLPEFDIAEHLEDDQAIAEYLTLVIEENDPALLAAALGDAARARGMTEIAKASGIAREALYKALRPESQPRFETISRVCRALGVKLVAQPLERQP, encoded by the coding sequence ATGACCGAGAAAATCCGTATCGCCGACCTGCCTGAGTTCGACATCGCCGAGCATCTCGAAGACGATCAAGCGATCGCGGAATATCTGACGCTCGTGATCGAGGAAAATGATCCGGCGTTGCTTGCGGCGGCCCTTGGTGACGCGGCCCGTGCGCGGGGTATGACGGAAATCGCGAAGGCGAGCGGGATCGCGCGCGAGGCGCTGTACAAAGCTTTGCGCCCCGAGTCTCAGCCACGCTTCGAGACCATCAGCCGCGTCTGTCGCGCTCTGGGCGTGAAACTCGTCGCCCAGCCGCTGGAGCGCCAACCCTAA
- a CDS encoding FHA domain-containing protein, translating into MIRLPNRHRPMLAAFMLLFGFAPVAVTAESEPSTLRLSQTWQQGAEVTAYLDVRDETGAAVTALDAGQLHATMGARVAEVVGVEPFTATGEGVLYLFLVDRSRSLSAARFGQIRAALTAWVDALQADDLATLITFGERVETLVAPTADRAVLNAAIAALSPTDHRTALHGGLARGIALGQQQHADWPRRRAIVILSDGLEDAPGGMTAEEVRARLAENPVPIYAIGLATVGDARLRDAGLAALGRFARESGGLYLDANRAVDLTAPYSEMRAHIRAAQRVQLRCPDCPLDGNSVRLQITLLGDHGLRLSDGADLRLLPLTPLSAEEAGGPSEPGSEPGSEPGSEPASDSESGAETEATPVDGEADAEAESEAEGNRESTGDSIRESDSAAEHGKTDSSPSASATEEATEPDATGVLEQLGIDQRWFLVVVVTLLGVLLILLTIALRARARRLKSAPIAVADDAEVTEFSPGQDGLEKSDLPTGVGATTAGEPSLHLDPDALASAGQAPPAAPAPTATPPQAPPGTTGPPLHLAFVTGSRRGEIAELSLAQPVLLGRAAPCALVLTGDEEISARHAEIERLPSGQLVLRDLNSTNGTRLNGVGVQGTHPLQVGDRIGLGQTELRVL; encoded by the coding sequence ATGATTCGATTGCCTAACCGCCACCGCCCAATGCTCGCCGCGTTCATGCTGCTGTTCGGCTTCGCGCCGGTTGCCGTAACGGCAGAGAGTGAACCAAGTACATTGCGCCTGTCGCAGACTTGGCAGCAGGGTGCGGAGGTCACCGCCTACCTGGATGTGCGCGATGAGACCGGCGCGGCTGTCACTGCGCTGGATGCCGGGCAACTCCATGCCACCATGGGCGCGCGGGTGGCGGAGGTGGTTGGGGTCGAGCCTTTCACGGCGACCGGCGAGGGTGTGCTCTACCTGTTTCTGGTGGATCGCTCGCGCTCCTTGTCGGCGGCGCGCTTCGGGCAGATTCGAGCGGCGCTGACTGCTTGGGTCGATGCCCTGCAGGCGGATGATCTGGCCACGCTGATTACCTTTGGTGAGCGGGTCGAAACCCTGGTCGCGCCCACGGCGGATCGCGCCGTACTCAATGCCGCCATCGCCGCGCTGTCGCCGACGGATCATCGTACCGCGCTGCATGGTGGACTGGCACGCGGCATCGCGCTGGGTCAGCAGCAGCACGCGGACTGGCCACGACGGCGGGCCATTGTGATCCTGAGCGATGGTCTGGAAGACGCGCCGGGCGGGATGACGGCGGAGGAAGTGCGCGCGCGTCTGGCCGAGAATCCTGTGCCCATCTATGCCATTGGACTAGCCACCGTGGGCGACGCGCGCCTGCGCGATGCAGGATTGGCCGCGCTGGGCCGCTTTGCCCGCGAGTCGGGCGGGCTGTATCTGGACGCCAACCGCGCGGTCGATCTGACCGCGCCATACTCCGAGATGCGCGCGCACATCCGCGCCGCGCAGCGCGTGCAATTGCGGTGCCCAGACTGCCCGCTGGATGGCAACAGCGTCCGCCTGCAAATCACCCTGCTGGGCGATCATGGTCTGCGCCTGAGCGATGGCGCCGATCTGCGTTTGCTGCCCTTGACGCCACTGAGCGCCGAGGAAGCGGGCGGCCCATCTGAACCCGGATCTGAACCCGGATCTGAACCCGGGTCTGAACCCGCATCTGATTCTGAATCGGGCGCCGAAACAGAAGCGACCCCGGTCGATGGGGAAGCCGACGCCGAAGCCGAATCCGAAGCCGAGGGGAACAGGGAATCAACGGGCGATTCCATACGCGAATCCGACTCGGCGGCTGAGCACGGAAAGACAGATTCAAGCCCGTCCGCATCAGCCACCGAAGAGGCGACGGAGCCAGACGCCACGGGAGTGCTTGAGCAACTTGGGATCGACCAGCGCTGGTTCCTCGTCGTCGTTGTCACCCTGCTGGGTGTGCTCTTGATCCTGTTGACCATCGCGCTGCGTGCCCGTGCTCGGCGGCTCAAGTCCGCGCCGATCGCGGTGGCGGATGATGCCGAGGTGACGGAATTCTCCCCCGGCCAGGACGGACTGGAGAAGTCGGATTTACCCACCGGAGTTGGAGCAACGACAGCGGGCGAGCCGTCGCTGCATCTCGACCCGGACGCCTTGGCCAGCGCTGGTCAAGCGCCACCAGCCGCGCCCGCGCCGACCGCCACGCCACCGCAAGCACCGCCCGGCACGACCGGCCCGCCACTGCACCTGGCTTTCGTCACCGGCTCACGACGCGGCGAAATCGCCGAGCTGTCGCTGGCGCAACCGGTTCTGCTTGGCCGAGCGGCGCCCTGCGCGCTGGTGCTGACCGGTGATGAGGAAATTTCCGCCCGCCATGCCGAGATTGAGCGGCTGCCCAGTGGGCAGTTGGTGCTGCGCGATCTCAACTCCACCAATGGCACCCGGCTCAATGGGGTTGGCGTGCAAGGGACGCACCCGCTGCAAGTGGGCGATCGCATTGGACTCGGCCAGACCGAGCTGCGAGTGCTGTGA
- a CDS encoding PP2C family protein-serine/threonine phosphatase, with translation MSEPNRPPANLPAKNSTTPAAKPAANPAANPAAAPATKAIVMPGNAQWIGTRGEQQDAFGFHGFDNDDFHAHGGVLAVLADGMGGLQQGRAAAQTAVDAFRAAYAEKTPEETIPNALERALQAANSAVYQLALGSDGEGQVGTTLVAAVAHDQCLAWVAVGDSRLYGYRAATDSLTRLNQEHNYAAILQARVAAGALDQADADEDPERAALISFLGLEHIPRIDAGADPMPLMPGDRLLLCSDGVHGSLSDQDIQQLIRQGAQPAAEAIMASLQATAAEKAHQDNATLAILAGESPASVDARDMAGAPEQPSHEPRTGQINHRPRTGRGKVLIALGFALLLVLIGIAIGLVLRAPVAPAPEVLPEPAESGEPEDPAEQADNPQVRLKQGSKTATLPLASFGWLRPGV, from the coding sequence ATGAGCGAGCCAAACCGCCCCCCAGCCAACTTGCCAGCCAAGAATTCGACCACCCCGGCGGCAAAGCCAGCGGCAAACCCGGCAGCCAACCCAGCGGCAGCCCCCGCGACCAAAGCGATTGTGATGCCCGGCAACGCCCAATGGATCGGCACCCGCGGCGAACAACAGGACGCCTTTGGGTTTCACGGCTTCGATAATGACGACTTTCATGCCCACGGCGGCGTGCTGGCGGTGCTGGCTGATGGCATGGGCGGGCTGCAACAGGGACGCGCTGCTGCCCAGACCGCCGTGGACGCCTTTCGTGCCGCCTATGCCGAGAAGACGCCCGAGGAGACCATCCCCAACGCGCTGGAGCGTGCGCTGCAAGCAGCCAACAGCGCCGTCTATCAACTGGCACTGGGCTCGGACGGCGAAGGCCAGGTCGGCACCACCCTGGTCGCCGCCGTGGCCCATGACCAGTGCCTCGCCTGGGTGGCAGTCGGTGACAGCCGGCTTTATGGTTATCGCGCCGCCACCGACAGCCTGACGCGCTTGAACCAAGAGCATAACTATGCCGCCATTCTGCAAGCCCGGGTGGCCGCCGGCGCCCTCGATCAAGCCGACGCGGACGAAGACCCCGAACGCGCCGCGCTAATCAGCTTTCTTGGCCTTGAGCACATTCCGCGCATCGACGCGGGCGCCGACCCCATGCCGCTCATGCCCGGTGATCGCCTGCTGCTGTGCAGCGATGGCGTCCATGGCAGCCTGAGCGACCAAGATATACAGCAACTCATCCGCCAAGGCGCACAACCAGCCGCCGAGGCGATCATGGCCAGCCTGCAAGCGACTGCGGCGGAAAAGGCCCATCAGGACAATGCCACCCTCGCCATCCTGGCCGGCGAGTCGCCCGCCTCAGTCGACGCACGCGACATGGCCGGCGCGCCAGAGCAACCAAGCCACGAACCCAGAACCGGACAAATTAACCACCGACCGCGAACCGGCAGGGGCAAAGTGCTCATCGCCCTGGGATTTGCGCTCCTGTTGGTGCTGATCGGTATCGCCATCGGTCTGGTGCTCCGCGCTCCGGTGGCTCCGGCGCCTGAAGTCCTTCCAGAACCGGCCGAATCCGGAGAACCCGAGGATCCTGCAGAGCAAGCGGACAATCCACAAGTGCGACTGAAGCAAGGCAGCAAAACCGCCACCCTGCCGCTTGCATCATTCGGTTGGCTGCGTCCAGGTGTATGA
- a CDS encoding PAS domain S-box protein, with amino-acid sequence MAAWQKAMADVLDPEVWRQIAPLYSSIRKHLDALYILGEIDALKAGGTHLIQAPHLTSSNMNDCMMMRIIHATPLALCVTNEQGIFEYANPAYCMFYGYAPSELIGNHFTKVVPPASRQKLIELHDQFVAGGSEIRGEWTVVDRAGASHTILADAVKIIGEDGRPRKVAFVIDITERKETEAALRESQARFARLTSQLADRLFFFTNAPDGELLYLSEGFKQLTGSTITEEAIGQSWRNLADWSPESLTHAIEESRRWLSQGGEKARFELSFCHPSGDWRLLEIHAYRIFDQARARELIEGIALDITEQRALDARLRTLARSVEHAPVSITVTDGRSNILYVNPYFTQLSGYTSAEAIGKNPRILKSDEQSPAFYEAMWATLQQGETWRGELINKNKQGQFYWVETTISPVFDEQGVLQNYVAVTQDIKDRKELERIKEDVERIMRHDLKTPLNAVINVPEVLLLDEGLSADQREDIQLIRESGRRMLDLIDLSLDMFKIESGQFAYHASPVNLVNIMQTVSTFIEQPLKRKQLSLSMHHNGQVLSRSSPVDRGPSVAADARLLLSMLGNLLANAVEASPLGATIILAIRDHDAADDHVLLEIVNQGAVPKAIRERFFTKYSTHGKSNGTGLGTYSAKLMADTMGFELTMTTSDAEDRTCIRLRMPPSNVSPVAAVPPGASGPDI; translated from the coding sequence TTGGCGGCTTGGCAAAAAGCCATGGCAGATGTGTTAGACCCGGAGGTTTGGCGCCAGATCGCGCCCCTCTATAGCTCGATCCGCAAGCACCTGGACGCACTTTACATATTAGGTGAAATTGACGCTTTAAAGGCAGGCGGAACTCATTTAATTCAAGCCCCCCATCTCACTTCAAGCAACATGAATGATTGCATGATGATGCGGATTATTCATGCCACTCCACTGGCATTGTGTGTCACAAACGAGCAGGGAATTTTCGAGTACGCCAACCCTGCCTATTGCATGTTTTATGGTTATGCGCCGAGTGAATTGATTGGCAACCATTTCACCAAAGTTGTCCCCCCGGCGTCGCGCCAAAAGCTGATCGAATTGCACGATCAATTTGTCGCTGGTGGGTCGGAAATCCGAGGTGAATGGACGGTGGTGGATCGCGCTGGGGCCAGCCACACTATCTTGGCCGATGCTGTGAAGATCATCGGCGAGGATGGTCGCCCGCGTAAAGTCGCCTTTGTTATTGACATCACCGAACGCAAAGAGACCGAGGCCGCCCTGCGTGAAAGCCAGGCGCGGTTCGCGCGGTTAACGTCGCAATTGGCCGATCGGCTATTTTTCTTTACCAATGCGCCTGATGGAGAACTGTTATACCTCTCCGAAGGTTTCAAACAGTTAACCGGAAGCACCATCACGGAGGAGGCGATTGGTCAATCCTGGCGCAACCTCGCCGACTGGTCACCCGAATCACTCACGCATGCCATCGAGGAGAGCCGGCGCTGGCTGTCACAAGGGGGCGAGAAAGCGCGCTTTGAGCTGAGTTTTTGCCACCCAAGTGGCGATTGGCGTCTGTTGGAAATTCATGCCTACCGGATTTTTGATCAGGCACGCGCGCGGGAACTCATTGAGGGGATCGCGCTCGACATCACCGAACAGCGCGCACTGGATGCGCGCCTGCGGACTCTGGCGCGATCAGTGGAGCATGCACCCGTGTCTATTACAGTCACAGACGGACGCAGCAATATTCTCTATGTGAATCCCTATTTCACCCAGCTTAGCGGCTACACGAGCGCGGAAGCCATCGGTAAAAACCCGCGCATTCTTAAGTCGGATGAGCAAAGCCCTGCCTTCTATGAAGCCATGTGGGCCACGCTGCAGCAAGGCGAGACCTGGCGCGGTGAACTCATTAATAAAAACAAACAAGGGCAGTTCTATTGGGTGGAAACCACTATCTCGCCAGTCTTTGATGAGCAAGGCGTGTTACAAAACTATGTGGCGGTTACCCAGGATATTAAGGATCGCAAAGAACTCGAGCGCATTAAAGAGGATGTCGAACGCATTATGCGGCATGACCTGAAAACGCCGCTCAATGCCGTGATCAATGTGCCGGAAGTGCTGTTGCTCGATGAAGGCCTGAGCGCGGATCAGCGCGAGGATATTCAACTGATCCGCGAATCTGGTCGGCGCATGCTCGATTTGATCGACCTCTCGCTGGATATGTTCAAAATAGAAAGCGGTCAATTTGCCTACCATGCCAGCCCAGTCAATCTAGTCAACATCATGCAGACGGTCAGCACTTTCATTGAGCAGCCGCTCAAACGCAAACAGTTGAGTCTGAGTATGCACCACAATGGCCAAGTGCTGTCACGGAGCTCGCCTGTGGATCGCGGGCCTTCTGTCGCCGCCGATGCACGGCTGTTGCTGTCAATGCTCGGCAATCTGCTGGCCAATGCGGTGGAGGCATCGCCTCTCGGGGCAACCATCATCCTTGCGATTCGTGACCATGACGCAGCGGACGACCATGTACTGCTTGAAATCGTCAACCAGGGCGCGGTACCAAAAGCGATTCGCGAGCGGTTTTTCACCAAGTACAGTACTCATGGCAAGTCCAATGGAACCGGCCTGGGAACCTATTCCGCCAAACTCATGGCCGACACCATGGGCTTTGAGCTGACCATGACCACCTCGGACGCCGAGGATCGCACCTGCATTCGTCTGCGGATGCCACCCAGCAATGTGTCACCGGTTGCCGCCGTTCCCCCCGGTGCATCGGGCCCAGACATCTAG